In Thermodesulfovibrio thiophilus DSM 17215, a single genomic region encodes these proteins:
- a CDS encoding caspase family protein has translation MIKRLVFLVFSMIFSLHNFTIASEPPADPILRIETGMHTATIRKISIDAENRYLVTGSDDKTIRVWELSRGRLLKTIRPPIGEGDEGKIYSVAISPDAKTIAAGGSTGYEWHGSNSIYVFNLENDLLITKITGLSTIDHLAYSKDGRFLAAGLANGIIIFHIADTVANDKVVKIVDKVVTQDLAYGGSVYGIDFDINGRLVATSYDGYIRLYDRNFKSIRKVKTKGGKEPYGVSFSPDGSKIAVGFGDSTKVDVYSGKDLSYLYSPDTVGVDNGSLISVTWSYDGKYLYAGGEYENNILEKFIIRRWSGEGKGSYIDLPAADSTIMHILPLKNNGIVFGAGEPSFGIFDASDRKLIYKTPAIADFRGNLEEFLISYDGSIVKFGYEVWGKSPAIFSVIERGLKIDVDTVSKESQILSPSVNSTEDLRITDWQDSYNPKVNGIALKLKPYEFSRSVAISPDGTKLLLGTDWNLYLFDKKGNQIWEVPAPQIAWSVNISGNGKVAVAAFGDGTIRWYRMNDGKEILALFPHNDRKRWIIWTPSGYYDASPGAEDLIVWHINNGNNASADVFPVSKFRNKYYRPDVIAKIFQTLDEGEAIRIANEESGRKTIAVSIKEMLPPVVTIISPHDGEEVSKSEITVRFSIRNPSGEPVTTIKALIDGRPDSTERGIKITGKDESTQEIKITIPESDSEISIIAENRFSASEPATIRVKWKGERKEEFAIKPKLYILAIGVSKYQDKTLTLQYASKDAKDFVEAMKKQKVKLYRDVVVKLLTDEKATKDNILDGLEWLQKETTSKDVAMVFLAGHGVNDQGGNYYFLSVNTDTEKLKRTGVAFSDIKNTVVSLAGKVIMFVDTCHSGNVMGAKRGIADINAVANELASAENGVVVFASSTGRQYSLEDHAWGNGVFTKAVVEGLNGGADYEKTGKITINMLDLYISERVKELTHGKQTPTTTKPQTVPDFPIAVVR, from the coding sequence ATGATTAAAAGACTAGTTTTTTTAGTCTTTTCGATGATTTTTTCACTTCATAACTTCACCATAGCCTCCGAACCACCTGCTGACCCCATCCTTCGCATAGAAACAGGCATGCATACAGCAACAATAAGGAAAATCTCTATAGATGCTGAAAACCGCTATCTTGTAACAGGCTCAGATGACAAAACTATTCGTGTTTGGGAGCTATCAAGGGGGAGGCTCTTAAAGACTATAAGACCACCCATAGGAGAAGGAGATGAAGGAAAGATATATTCAGTTGCCATCTCACCTGATGCAAAGACCATTGCTGCAGGTGGCTCGACAGGATATGAATGGCATGGTTCTAATTCAATCTATGTTTTTAATTTAGAAAATGACTTACTTATTACAAAAATCACAGGTCTATCTACTATTGATCATTTAGCTTACTCAAAGGATGGCAGATTTCTTGCTGCAGGACTTGCCAATGGCATAATAATCTTCCATATTGCTGATACTGTAGCTAACGATAAAGTAGTTAAAATAGTGGATAAAGTAGTTACACAAGATCTGGCTTATGGGGGTAGTGTTTATGGTATTGACTTTGACATAAATGGTAGGCTTGTAGCCACATCTTATGATGGCTACATTCGGCTCTATGACCGGAATTTTAAGTCAATCAGAAAGGTAAAAACAAAAGGTGGCAAAGAGCCTTATGGTGTTAGTTTTTCACCTGATGGCTCTAAAATTGCTGTAGGATTTGGTGATTCAACAAAAGTAGATGTCTACTCAGGCAAAGACCTATCTTATCTTTACTCACCCGATACAGTGGGAGTTGATAATGGTAGTTTAATAAGTGTTACCTGGTCATATGATGGTAAATATCTTTATGCAGGAGGAGAGTACGAAAACAACATTTTAGAAAAATTTATCATCCGCCGTTGGTCAGGTGAAGGAAAGGGAAGCTACATAGACCTACCTGCAGCAGATAGCACTATTATGCATATACTTCCCCTTAAAAACAATGGAATTGTATTTGGGGCAGGAGAACCCTCTTTTGGTATATTTGATGCATCTGACAGAAAGTTAATTTACAAAACACCAGCTATTGCAGACTTTAGAGGTAACTTAGAAGAATTTCTTATATCCTATGATGGCTCAATAGTTAAGTTTGGATATGAAGTGTGGGGTAAATCCCCTGCCATATTCTCTGTTATTGAGAGGGGGCTTAAGATAGATGTTGATACTGTCTCTAAGGAATCTCAAATACTTAGCCCTTCTGTTAACTCTACAGAAGATTTAAGGATTACTGACTGGCAAGATTCATATAATCCCAAAGTAAATGGCATTGCTCTTAAACTTAAGCCTTATGAGTTCTCAAGAAGTGTTGCTATTTCACCTGATGGCACAAAATTACTTTTAGGAACAGACTGGAATCTTTACCTTTTTGACAAAAAGGGAAATCAAATATGGGAGGTCCCTGCACCTCAAATTGCGTGGAGTGTAAATATCTCTGGTAATGGAAAAGTGGCAGTTGCAGCCTTTGGCGACGGGACAATCAGATGGTATAGGATGAATGATGGAAAGGAAATTCTTGCTCTTTTTCCTCATAATGACAGAAAAAGATGGATTATCTGGACACCCTCTGGTTATTATGATGCCTCACCAGGAGCAGAAGACCTAATTGTTTGGCATATAAACAATGGAAACAATGCTTCAGCAGATGTATTCCCTGTATCAAAATTTAGAAACAAGTACTATAGACCTGATGTTATAGCGAAAATATTCCAGACCCTTGATGAAGGAGAAGCTATAAGAATTGCCAATGAAGAATCAGGAAGAAAGACCATAGCTGTATCAATCAAAGAGATGCTACCACCAGTTGTAACCATAATAAGTCCCCATGATGGAGAAGAGGTTTCAAAAAGTGAGATTACTGTAAGATTCAGCATAAGAAATCCTTCAGGTGAACCAGTAACAACTATAAAAGCCCTTATAGATGGAAGACCTGACTCAACAGAAAGAGGGATAAAAATAACAGGGAAAGATGAAAGCACCCAAGAGATAAAAATAACTATTCCAGAGAGTGATTCAGAGATATCGATCATAGCAGAGAATAGATTTTCAGCCAGTGAGCCTGCAACAATAAGGGTAAAATGGAAGGGAGAAAGAAAAGAAGAGTTTGCAATAAAGCCAAAGTTATACATCCTTGCCATAGGAGTAAGCAAATATCAGGACAAAACTTTAACCCTTCAGTATGCCTCAAAGGACGCCAAAGATTTTGTAGAAGCGATGAAAAAACAAAAGGTCAAACTTTACAGGGATGTGGTGGTAAAACTCCTTACAGATGAGAAGGCTACAAAAGATAATATCCTTGATGGACTTGAGTGGCTACAGAAGGAGACAACGAGCAAGGATGTAGCAATGGTATTTTTAGCAGGACATGGGGTAAACGACCAGGGAGGGAACTACTACTTTTTATCAGTAAATACAGACACAGAAAAACTAAAAAGGACAGGGGTAGCCTTTTCAGACATTAAAAACACAGTGGTATCATTGGCTGGAAAGGTGATTATGTTTGTAGATACCTGCCATTCTGGCAATGTAATGGGAGCAAAAAGGGGAATAGCCGATATTAATGCGGTAGCCAACGAACTTGCAAGTGCGGAAAACGGTGTGGTAGTCTTTGCTTCTTCTACTGGAAGACAGTATTCTCTTGAAGACCATGCTTGGGGAAATGGAGTGTTTACGAAAGCGGTTGTAGAAGGATTAAATGGCGGGGCAGATTATGAAAAAACGGGTAAGATTACTATAAACATGCTTGACTTATATATTTCAGAAAGAGTAAAAGAGCTAACACATGGAAAACAAACACCTACAACAACAAAGCCCCAGACAGTACCAGATTTTCCAATAGCAGTGGTTAGGTAA
- a CDS encoding DnaJ family domain-containing protein, whose translation MDIFEKIAEQKIREAIEQGLFDDLPNKGRPLKLEDFTWVPEDLKIAYKVLKNAGYIPPEMEIRKEIIDLKELLKTIDDNQERIKKIRELNFKLLKFNIGRKRPFYPEDFPEYEEKIIRKFIE comes from the coding sequence ATGGACATATTTGAAAAAATTGCTGAACAAAAAATTCGTGAAGCCATTGAACAGGGTCTCTTTGATGATTTACCAAATAAAGGCAGGCCTCTTAAGCTGGAAGACTTTACCTGGGTTCCAGAGGACTTGAAAATTGCATATAAGGTTCTTAAAAATGCAGGATATATTCCGCCGGAGATGGAAATTCGAAAAGAAATAATAGATTTAAAAGAGCTTCTTAAAACAATAGATGACAATCAGGAACGAATAAAAAAAATAAGAGAGCTCAACTTTAAACTGCTTAAATTTAATATCGGAAGAAAACGACCTTTTTATCCTGAAGATTTCCCTGAGTATGAAGAAAAGATAATCAGAAAATTCATTGAATAA
- the rplM gene encoding 50S ribosomal protein L13, producing MRTAFVKKEEVDRKWYVFDADGQTLGRFASRIAKILMGKNKPTYTPNVDDGDFVVVINAEKVKITGKKLTDKVYYHHTGYIGSLKSETLKDRLAKEPEEVIVDAVWGMLPKTRLGRKMIKKLKVYRGSEHPHKAQKPEPLKIS from the coding sequence ATGAGGACAGCATTTGTAAAGAAAGAAGAAGTTGATAGAAAATGGTATGTTTTTGATGCTGATGGACAGACGCTTGGAAGATTTGCATCAAGAATTGCAAAAATTTTAATGGGGAAAAACAAACCAACTTATACTCCAAACGTGGATGATGGAGATTTTGTTGTTGTTATTAATGCTGAAAAGGTCAAAATAACAGGTAAAAAACTTACTGATAAGGTTTACTATCATCATACAGGATATATTGGTAGTCTTAAATCTGAAACTCTTAAAGACAGATTGGCAAAAGAACCTGAAGAAGTGATTGTTGATGCTGTATGGGGCATGCTTCCCAAAACAAGACTGGGCAGGAAAATGATTAAAAAATTAAAAGTTTACAGAGGCTCAGAGCATCCTCATAAAGCTCAAAAACCCGAGCCTCTTAAAATAAGTTAG
- the argC gene encoding N-acetyl-gamma-glutamyl-phosphate reductase: protein MLRVFICGGSGYTGSELLRILAGHDDVEIVGVTSEKSAGVAVNELFPAFFIYKNLEFENLKLEEIRNRADVYFLALPHGKSQEVASALMDAGRKIIDLSADFRIKDASVYETWYKTQHLYPELLEKAVYGLSEIYREQIKKAQLIANPGCYPTSVILPLYPFLKAGLIEPDTIVADSKSGVSGSGRKADISISFCEVNEDFRAYNIAKHRHTPEIEQELSSIVAKPLTIDFTTHLLPLNRGILSTIYAKLKKSLKTSDAIDILKEFYQNEPFIHIMTDGQLPSIKYVRGTNYCFITAVVNQRTRRLILISAIDNLIKGASGQAVQNMNIMFGIDETKALKNLALIP, encoded by the coding sequence ATGCTCAGAGTTTTTATATGTGGTGGAAGTGGTTATACTGGAAGCGAGCTCTTACGAATTCTTGCAGGGCATGATGATGTTGAAATAGTTGGTGTTACTTCAGAAAAATCAGCAGGGGTAGCTGTGAATGAACTTTTCCCTGCTTTTTTTATTTATAAAAACCTTGAATTTGAAAATCTCAAGCTTGAAGAAATCAGAAATAGAGCTGATGTTTATTTTCTTGCTCTTCCACATGGAAAATCCCAGGAAGTGGCATCTGCTCTTATGGATGCTGGAAGAAAAATAATAGATCTCTCTGCTGATTTCAGAATTAAAGATGCATCAGTATATGAAACATGGTATAAAACTCAACATTTATATCCGGAATTGCTTGAAAAAGCAGTATATGGATTGTCCGAGATATACAGAGAGCAGATTAAAAAAGCTCAGCTCATAGCTAATCCTGGATGTTATCCAACAAGTGTAATTCTTCCGCTTTATCCTTTTTTAAAAGCAGGATTGATTGAACCAGACACAATTGTTGCAGACTCAAAATCAGGAGTGTCTGGATCAGGAAGAAAGGCTGATATCAGTATTAGTTTTTGTGAGGTAAACGAGGACTTCAGAGCCTATAATATAGCAAAGCACAGGCATACTCCTGAGATCGAGCAGGAATTAAGCAGTATAGTAGCTAAACCTTTAACTATTGATTTTACAACACATCTGCTTCCTTTGAATCGTGGAATTTTATCAACAATTTATGCAAAGCTGAAAAAAAGTTTGAAGACTTCTGATGCAATCGATATTCTCAAAGAATTCTATCAAAACGAACCATTTATTCATATAATGACTGATGGACAGCTTCCATCCATCAAATATGTAAGGGGAACAAACTACTGCTTCATAACCGCGGTGGTTAATCAGAGAACCAGGCGATTAATTCTTATCTCAGCAATAGACAACCTTATAAAAGGTGCTTCAGGACAGGCGGTGCAGAACATGAATATCATGTTTGGGATTGATGAAACAAAAGCTCTTAAGAATCTTGCACTAATTCCGTAA
- the rpsI gene encoding 30S ribosomal protein S9 — protein sequence MASIDNLATGRRKRSVARVILVPGSGKITVNDKPIEEYFQRETLRMLLYQPFHVAGVTGKYDAIVNVDGGGLSGQAGAIRHGIARALVSLNPDVKPKLKKEGLLTRDPREVERKKYGQPKARKRFQFSKR from the coding sequence ATGGCTTCAATTGATAATTTGGCTACTGGAAGAAGAAAAAGGTCAGTTGCAAGAGTTATTTTGGTGCCTGGCTCTGGAAAAATTACAGTAAATGATAAACCCATTGAGGAGTATTTCCAGAGAGAAACTTTAAGAATGCTTCTTTATCAGCCTTTTCATGTGGCAGGAGTAACAGGCAAATATGATGCAATTGTCAATGTGGATGGAGGTGGGTTGAGTGGTCAGGCAGGAGCAATAAGGCATGGAATTGCAAGAGCTCTGGTCAGTCTTAATCCAGATGTCAAACCTAAACTTAAAAAAGAAGGACTTCTTACAAGAGATCCAAGAGAAGTAGAAAGAAAGAAATACGGACAGCCAAAGGCAAGAAAGAGATTTCAGTTCTCAAAGAGATAA
- a CDS encoding MFS transporter, with product MSELRKKAFQLIIFLGIISLLGDIIYEGARGVSGQYLQILGVNAATVGFIVGLGELLGYLFRLASGFFADKTKSYWLFTIVGYGLLISVPLISLTGIWQIVAILIILERIGKGVRTPARDTIVSHASKQIGSGYTFGIAEFIDQIGAVIGPLIFSFVLAGVVSGQNVIAAYQQGFSYTWLPYILLLGMLWFTYTRFKNSEKLETIVQQKGDDEKKLPKVFWLYALFVFITTVGFVSFALVGFHLKKYGILHDAYIPLLYATAIGAVDAIAGLAMGKLYDKLNNRSGNHNSGLVLLLAIPITSALVPIFIFSKTLGFIIVGTVLFGFGMGLQEVIMKAAVADMTPLAKRSTAYGIFNFSLGLAFFIGGTLAGFLYDYSIPILIIFLTAVELMAIPVFYMMKKEIK from the coding sequence ATGAGCGAACTTAGAAAAAAAGCATTCCAACTAATTATCTTTCTTGGGATTATTAGTTTGCTCGGCGACATTATTTATGAGGGTGCTCGCGGAGTAAGCGGACAGTATTTGCAGATACTTGGAGTAAATGCGGCAACGGTTGGCTTTATCGTGGGTTTAGGTGAATTATTGGGCTACCTTTTTCGTCTCGCTTCCGGATTTTTCGCCGATAAAACAAAATCATATTGGCTGTTTACCATAGTTGGATATGGCCTTTTAATATCCGTACCACTGATTTCTTTAACCGGCATATGGCAGATAGTCGCAATCTTGATAATTTTGGAAAGAATTGGCAAGGGTGTTCGCACTCCGGCACGTGACACTATTGTATCCCATGCGTCAAAACAAATCGGCAGTGGTTATACTTTTGGTATAGCTGAATTTATTGATCAGATCGGCGCGGTTATCGGGCCGTTGATTTTTTCCTTTGTGCTTGCTGGCGTTGTTTCCGGCCAAAACGTAATTGCCGCGTATCAGCAAGGATTTAGTTATACCTGGTTGCCTTATATTCTGCTTTTGGGGATGCTTTGGTTTACCTACACACGATTTAAGAATTCGGAAAAATTAGAAACGATTGTTCAGCAAAAAGGCGATGATGAAAAAAAATTGCCGAAAGTATTTTGGCTCTATGCTCTATTTGTTTTCATTACCACGGTCGGGTTTGTCAGTTTTGCTTTGGTCGGTTTCCATTTAAAAAAATATGGTATTTTGCATGACGCGTATATTCCCCTTCTGTATGCTACAGCAATAGGAGCGGTTGATGCTATTGCGGGTTTGGCCATGGGAAAATTATACGACAAGCTCAATAACCGTTCGGGGAACCATAACAGTGGGCTGGTATTGTTGCTTGCCATACCGATAACCTCTGCCCTCGTTCCGATTTTTATTTTTTCCAAAACATTGGGTTTTATTATTGTTGGAACAGTGCTTTTTGGTTTTGGCATGGGGCTGCAGGAAGTCATTATGAAAGCGGCGGTTGCCGATATGACCCCTCTTGCCAAAAGATCAACGGCATATGGAATTTTTAATTTTTCTCTTGGTTTGGCTTTTTTCATTGGCGGAACTCTCGCCGGGTTTTTGTATGATTATTCCATCCCAATCTTGATTATTTTTCTAACCGCCGTAGAGTTGATGGCTATTCCAGTATTTTATATGATGAAAAAGGAAATCAAATGA
- the yedE gene encoding YedE family putative selenium transporter — protein MEGFKNFFATRWGIIFVGLVIGVLAPLLQKFGNPPNMGICVACMERDIAGALGLHRASVVQYLRPEIIAFVLGAFLSALAFKEYRPRGGSAPFIRFILGMFAMIGALVFLGCPWRTILRLAGGDGNAISGLLGLISGIWLGTRFLKAGYSLGKTQPAPSKMAGVAFPLLMFGLLVLLFIDPQPPDQARGMILFYSLKGPGSQHAPLAVSLSAALLIGILAQRSRFCTMGAFRDLILFKQGHLFSGVAAFFIAALATNLLLGQFNPGFAGQPIAHTMQLWNFLGMTLAGLAFSLSGGCPGRQLFLSGEGDADAAVFASGMIVGAAISHNFGLASSPAGIGPNGAIATIIGLVVCIIIGLTMRRR, from the coding sequence ATGGAGGGATTTAAAAATTTCTTTGCTACTCGATGGGGCATTATTTTTGTTGGTCTTGTTATTGGAGTTCTCGCTCCTTTGCTTCAAAAATTTGGAAATCCTCCCAATATGGGTATCTGTGTTGCCTGTATGGAAAGAGACATAGCAGGTGCTCTTGGGCTTCATAGAGCATCAGTTGTTCAGTATTTAAGGCCTGAAATAATAGCTTTTGTTCTTGGTGCATTTTTATCAGCTCTTGCTTTTAAAGAATACAGGCCACGTGGAGGTTCAGCACCATTTATAAGGTTTATTCTTGGGATGTTTGCAATGATCGGTGCTCTGGTATTTCTTGGATGCCCATGGAGAACTATTTTAAGACTTGCAGGTGGAGACGGCAATGCAATATCTGGTTTGCTCGGGCTTATATCTGGAATATGGCTGGGAACAAGATTTTTAAAGGCTGGATACTCACTTGGAAAAACCCAACCTGCTCCGTCAAAGATGGCAGGAGTGGCGTTCCCTCTGTTAATGTTTGGTCTATTAGTTCTTTTATTCATTGACCCTCAGCCACCAGATCAGGCACGTGGAATGATTTTGTTTTATAGCTTGAAAGGTCCGGGTTCGCAACATGCTCCTTTAGCAGTGTCCTTATCAGCAGCTCTGCTTATAGGCATTCTTGCTCAGAGAAGCAGATTTTGTACAATGGGAGCATTCAGAGATCTGATCCTTTTTAAACAGGGTCATTTATTTTCAGGTGTAGCAGCATTCTTTATTGCAGCATTGGCTACAAATCTTTTGCTTGGACAGTTTAATCCAGGATTTGCAGGGCAACCAATTGCCCACACAATGCAGTTATGGAATTTTTTAGGAATGACCCTCGCAGGGCTTGCATTTTCACTTTCAGGGGGTTGTCCTGGCAGGCAGTTATTTCTATCAGGCGAGGGAGATGCTGATGCAGCAGTATTTGCTTCTGGCATGATTGTTGGTGCGGCCATTTCACATAATTTCGGACTTGCAAGCTCTCCAGCAGGAATCGGTCCAAATGGTGCTATAGCAACAATAATAGGGTTAGTTGTCTGTATAATAATAGGTTTAACTATGAGAAGGAGGTAA
- the mnmA gene encoding tRNA 2-thiouridine(34) synthase MnmA, producing the protein MKMKKVVVAMSGGVDSSTAAYLLIKQGMAVEGVFFVLFDNPSNLELAAQTARFLGIKLHIKDLREYFKEKVIDPFFEGYSQGITPNPCIICNRYIKFHVLAKLADLTKAQFIATGHYARISKENDNVFLLKGVDNKKDQSYFLYGIDKSLLNHIIFPLGQYTKDEVKKIAETLDLPSKVAEESLEICFLREKKYYEMMKAASGPIIEKSTGKTVGQHGGIHLFTIGQRKRIGVSVGYPAYVVQIEPSINAVYIASRKDAYMREFYVDDSNWLCEPAENKFKCEVKIRYAMKPERASITLINNHRLKITFDNPQFAPTPGQSAVFYEGEKVLGGGVITELVQDS; encoded by the coding sequence ATGAAAATGAAAAAAGTGGTCGTTGCAATGAGTGGAGGAGTTGATTCTTCTACTGCAGCCTATTTATTGATAAAGCAGGGAATGGCTGTGGAAGGAGTATTTTTCGTGCTTTTTGATAATCCATCCAATCTGGAATTAGCCGCGCAAACAGCAAGGTTTTTAGGAATAAAGCTTCATATTAAAGATTTAAGAGAATACTTCAAAGAAAAAGTTATTGACCCTTTTTTTGAAGGTTACTCACAAGGAATCACTCCAAATCCCTGTATTATATGTAACAGATATATCAAATTTCATGTTTTAGCAAAACTAGCGGATTTAACAAAAGCCCAATTTATTGCAACCGGACACTATGCAAGAATTTCAAAGGAGAATGACAATGTTTTTCTACTTAAAGGTGTTGATAATAAAAAAGACCAATCTTATTTTTTATATGGAATAGATAAATCACTGCTAAATCATATTATTTTTCCATTAGGACAGTATACAAAAGATGAAGTAAAAAAAATTGCCGAAACATTGGACCTTCCTTCAAAAGTGGCAGAGGAAAGCTTAGAAATATGTTTTTTAAGAGAAAAAAAATACTATGAGATGATGAAGGCCGCATCTGGACCTATAATTGAAAAATCAACAGGTAAAACAGTTGGTCAGCATGGAGGAATTCATCTCTTTACAATTGGCCAGAGAAAGAGAATCGGTGTTTCAGTTGGATATCCTGCCTATGTTGTTCAGATAGAACCATCTATAAATGCTGTTTACATTGCATCCAGAAAAGATGCCTATATGAGAGAGTTTTATGTTGACGATTCTAACTGGCTTTGTGAACCAGCAGAAAATAAATTCAAATGTGAAGTAAAGATTCGTTATGCCATGAAACCAGAAAGAGCCAGTATTACTCTGATTAACAATCACCGGCTTAAAATAACCTTTGATAATCCTCAGTTTGCACCAACACCAGGACAGAGTGCTGTTTTTTATGAAGGTGAAAAAGTTCTCGGTGGAGGTGTGATTACGGAATTAGTGCAAGATTCTTAA
- a CDS encoding sulfurtransferase TusA family protein — MSETIDARGLSCPEPVLLTLEAIKKSGSAEIEILVDTDTSKENVMRAAQSMGWQVLEVNEESSGYKIKIGKE, encoded by the coding sequence ATGAGCGAAACTATTGACGCAAGAGGTCTTTCCTGCCCTGAACCTGTTCTTTTGACTCTTGAGGCTATTAAAAAATCTGGCAGTGCTGAGATAGAAATTCTCGTTGATACAGATACATCAAAAGAAAATGTAATGAGAGCCGCTCAATCAATGGGATGGCAGGTTTTAGAGGTAAATGAAGAGAGCTCAGGTTATAAGATTAAAATCGGGAAAGAATAG
- a CDS encoding NAD(P)H-hydrate dehydratase, whose translation MLAVIGTVPDESFYILSGQAGIENDVLVIDQKRISIQRGTPALIASACKILEVLNKENPYVYLVGDTGKGYGSRKLYEYFIEDIKKRSFDTLTFHYIIPDADWCNKILLALENLKHKPFLIADAGFMYAAKMSGNAQSFDLFTPDAGELAFLADEEAPHPFYTRGFLLQDENNVERLIQRAYIYKNAANYLIVKGKKDYIVKDGEIIDVVSEPILEELEAIGGTGDSLTGIVSALIDSGIVPDEACVLGSKVNRIAGKLSCPDPSTQIYEIIQKIPDAFISLIKLEEM comes from the coding sequence ATGCTTGCAGTCATAGGAACAGTGCCAGATGAAAGCTTCTATATTTTATCCGGACAAGCAGGGATAGAAAATGATGTTTTGGTTATTGATCAGAAAAGGATTTCAATTCAAAGAGGTACCCCTGCTTTAATTGCATCAGCATGCAAGATTCTTGAAGTTTTAAACAAAGAAAATCCGTATGTTTATCTTGTTGGAGATACCGGGAAAGGGTATGGAAGCAGGAAACTTTATGAATATTTTATCGAAGATATAAAAAAGAGAAGTTTTGACACATTGACATTTCACTACATCATTCCTGATGCTGACTGGTGTAACAAGATTCTTTTAGCTCTTGAGAATTTAAAACATAAGCCATTCTTAATTGCTGATGCAGGTTTTATGTATGCAGCAAAGATGAGTGGCAATGCTCAATCCTTTGATTTATTCACTCCAGATGCTGGAGAACTTGCTTTTCTGGCTGATGAAGAAGCTCCTCATCCATTCTACACTCGAGGGTTTCTGCTTCAGGATGAAAATAATGTTGAAAGGCTAATTCAAAGGGCATACATATATAAAAATGCAGCGAACTATCTGATAGTTAAAGGCAAAAAAGACTACATTGTAAAGGATGGCGAAATTATAGATGTGGTATCAGAACCAATTCTTGAAGAGCTTGAAGCAATTGGAGGAACAGGTGACAGTCTGACCGGAATAGTTTCAGCATTGATTGACTCCGGGATTGTACCAGATGAAGCATGTGTTCTAGGATCAAAAGTTAACAGGATTGCTGGAAAGCTATCCTGTCCAGATCCTTCAACTCAGATATATGAAATAATACAAAAAATTCCAGATGCTTTTATATCATTAATCAAATTAGAGGAGATGTAA
- a CDS encoding DUF3343 domain-containing protein: MKFFKNLFKNEKKESSADRGILIFENTSEVIKAENILKKHGFNVKVVGPPAHIRKGCDLAIEFLIVEAMGVLNALESRDIEPLEFLPSLEGNLKPVDLFHVKDYGNFLMVRAANMKITIQKSTLTIVNISGGGCPDVPYLAAELVGKRLDNAPEPRQLGHTLCGYALQLAYDKIKQLCLQS; encoded by the coding sequence ATGAAATTTTTCAAAAATCTATTTAAAAATGAAAAAAAAGAATCATCTGCTGATCGTGGAATTCTTATATTTGAGAATACATCAGAGGTTATAAAAGCTGAAAATATTCTCAAAAAACACGGATTTAATGTGAAAGTGGTTGGACCTCCTGCTCATATAAGAAAAGGTTGCGATCTTGCGATAGAATTTCTTATCGTTGAAGCAATGGGAGTTCTGAATGCTCTTGAATCTCGAGATATTGAACCACTTGAGTTCTTGCCATCTCTGGAAGGTAATTTAAAACCAGTTGATCTTTTTCATGTTAAGGATTATGGAAATTTTTTGATGGTAAGAGCTGCAAATATGAAAATAACAATTCAGAAATCAACCCTGACAATAGTGAATATATCAGGTGGAGGATGTCCTGATGTTCCTTATCTTGCAGCAGAACTTGTTGGGAAAAGACTTGATAACGCACCTGAACCAAGACAGCTCGGACATACTCTCTGTGGCTATGCTCTTCAGTTGGCATATGATAAAATAAAACAACTATGCTTGCAGTCATAG
- a CDS encoding helix-turn-helix domain-containing protein, producing the protein MVTTGENIKKLRTKQGLSQDDSAWKAGLKYSTLAKIEGDFVKKPGVQLIAKIAKALGVAIEDLLK; encoded by the coding sequence ATGGTAACTACTGGGGAAAATATAAAAAAATTAAGAACGAAGCAAGGATTAAGCCAAGATGACTCGGCGTGGAAAGCCGGGCTTAAATACTCTACGCTCGCAAAGATTGAGGGTGATTTTGTAAAGAAGCCTGGCGTTCAGCTAATAGCTAAGATTGCGAAAGCCCTCGGTGTTGCCATTGAAGATTTACTGAAATAA